CAAAGGCGTCCTGGGCGCTGCCGATGCGGGCGCCGGCGGCCACGTAGGCCTCATCCGGCACGGACGCATGCAGGCCGGCGCCGGACTGCACGATCACGTCGTGCTGGACGGCCAGCTTCTTGACGGTTTCGGGCGTTGCGGCGACGCGTGTTTCACCGGGCCGCGATTCGGCCGGCACACCAATCTTCATGATTCCCCCATTGGATTGATAAACTGTCTACAATCTAGCATGCAAATTTAGACAAAGCCCGTTGTCAATACCGACTAGTGGTATTTCGTAAACAGATCGGCAATTTTCCTGCTCAAGCTGCTACGGACCTAGGGATATCCCACGATTATTTGTATCAAATCAAGCGAAAAGCCTGGCCAGAACTGTTGCAATGCAGCGTGCGTGCAAGCAACGACCTTTTCATCAAGGTAGAATATCGGCACATTTTCAAGGACGCGCATGACCCATACCTTCAGACCATCAGTGACTGTCGCTGCGATCATCGAGCGCGATGGCCGCTTCCTGCTGATCGAAGAGGAAACCAGCGACGGCATCCGCCTGAACCAGCCGGCCGGGCACCTCGACCCATTCGAATCGCTCGAACAGGCGGTCATCCGCGAAGCCATGGAAGAAACCGCGCACGAATTCATTCCCGAGGCGCTGGTCGGCATGTACATCTCGCGCTATCACTCGAAATCGCGCGGCACCGACGTCACTTACCTGCGCTTCACCTTCTGCGGCAAGCCGGGCAGGCAGTACGACCAGCCGCTCGACCATGGCATCCTGCGCACCTTGTGGATGACGCGCGACGAACTGGCGGCCTGCCAGGAGCGCCACCGCAGCCCGATCGTGCTGAAATGCGTGGACGACTACCTGGCCGGCCAGCGCACCTCGCTGGACCTGCTATATACCGACCACTCAGTGTTTGATGGCGGCCTTTCCATTCAACCGGACGTAATGTAACGAAATGACCAAGAAAAAAGTCGTGATCGGGATGTCGGGCGGCGTCGACTCCTCGGTCGCGGCCTGGATGCTGAAAGAACAGGGCTACGAAGTCGTCGGCCTGTTCATGAAGAACTGGGAAGACGACGACGATTCCGAATACTGCTCCACGCGCCAGGACTGGATCGACGCGGCCAGCGTGGCCGACGTGGTCGGGGTGGACATCGAGGCGGTCAACTTCGCCGCCGAATACAAGGACCGCGTGTTCGCGGAATTCCTGCGCGAATACCAGGCCGGCCGCACGCCGAATCCGGACGTGCTGTGCAACGCCGAGATCAAGTTCAAGGCCTTCCTCGACCACGCCATGAAGCTGGGCGCCGACCTGATCGCGACCGGCCACTACGCGCGCGTGCGCCACAACCAGGCGAGCGACCGCTTCGAGCTGCTGAAGGCGCTGGATTCGACCAAGGACCAGAGCTACTTCCTGCACCGCCTGAACCAGGCGCAGCTGTCGAAAGCCCTGTTCCCGCTGGGCGAGATCGCCAAGACCGAGGTGCGCAAGATCGCCGAAAAGCTGAACCTGCCGAACGCGGCGAAGAAGGACTCGACCGGCATCTGCTTCATCGGCGAGCGCCCTTTCCGCGAATTCCTGGGCCGCTACCTGCAGCACAAGCCGGGCCCGATCAAGCTGGACAACGGCCAGACGGTCGGCGAGCACGTCGGCCTGTCCTTCTACACCCTGGGCCAGCGCAAGGGCATCGGCATCGGCGGCCTGAAATCGCACAAGAACGCGGACGGCACCAGCGAGCCCTGGTTCGTGGCGCGCAAGGACATCGCCAACAACACCCTGTACATCGTGCAGGGCCACGACCACCCGTGGCTGCTGTCGGCCGAACTGGGCGCCGGCCAGGCGAGCTGGGTCGCCGGCGAACCGCCCGCCCCGCGCTCCTTGTCCGCCAAGACCCGCTACCGCCAGGCCGACGTCGCCTGCACGGTGGCGCCGGAAGGCCAGGACCGCTTCCTGCTGCGCTTCGACGAGCCGCAGTGGGCCGTCACGCCGGGACAATCGGCCGTGCTGTACGACGGCGATGTGTGCCTGGGCGGCGGGATCATCGATTCGGCCAGCGCGGCCTGAGTCTTACCGCGTTCCCGCGTTCTGTCGTCGCCCCCCGCTCTTCCGTCGCCCCCGCGCAGGCGGGGGCCCAGGTTCTGTACGCGCTAAGTAGACGCCAGCAAACTTGGGTCCCCGCCTGTGCGGGGACGACGTTTATAGGCCCGCAGCCCTGTATTGACTGTTGCATATCCCCCTAAGAATTTCACGATTTTTGCCCGCGCTTGCCATTTCTCCATCGAACTGCGCGCCGAAATGTCGTAACCTTCAGCAAAGTTGCCGCACGGCAAAATATTTGCAGACAGGGAGCATCAGTGATTGACATTAACAACACGACAGAAGTGCTGTCGTTCCGCCTGGGCGGCGAAGAGTACGCCCTCAGCATCCTCAAGGTCCAGGAAATCCGCGGCTACGACGCCGTCACCCGCATCGCGAGCGCGCCCGAGTACCTGAAGGGCGTGATCAACCTGCGCGGCATCATCGTGCCGATCGTGGACATGCGCATCAAGTTCGGCGTCGGGAATCCGAGCTACGACGCCTTCACCGTGGTGATCGTCCTGAACATCAACGGCCACACGATCGGCGTGGTGGTCGACAGCGTGTCCGACGTCGTGACCCTGACGCCCGAGCAGATCAAGCCGGCGCCGGACCTCGGCTCCAGCGTCGCCGCCGAGTACCTGCAGGGCCTGGGCACCGTGGGCGAGCGCATGCTGATCCTGCTCGACATCGACAAGCTGCTCAGCTCCGAAGACATGGGCCTGCTGGCCGCCGCGCGCAGCGCCGCCTGACCCGCCGCACCGTCCTCCGGCCGCGGCATGTGCCGCGGCCTTTCGTTTTATTCGCTTTACCTCCATATTATGAATCTCCGTAATTTCAAACTGCGCACGCGGCTTGCGCTGGGCTTTGGCGTGATGTGCGCCATGTTGATCGTCGTACTCATGCTGGGCATGACCATGCTCGGCCGCGTCAACCAGGGCACGCGAGAGATCGTGCAGCAACGCATGCCGAAGATCGAAGCCGCGACCTCGATCCTCGACCAGACCAACAACATCTCGGTCGCATTGCGCAACATGATGCTCAACGACGATCCGGCCGACCGCAAGCTGCAGACCGCGAACGTCATGAAGGCGCGCGGCGCGATCCAGTCCATCCTGGACGGCTATCACGCCGAAGCCACCGCGGGCGCGGAGCGCGACCTGGCAAACCAGAGCGCCGAGCACAACACCAAGTTCGTCAAGGACCAGGACGAGCTGCTCAAGCGCATCGGCGCCGGCGACATCGACGGCGCCAAGGCCTACCTGACCGCCGAATTCCGTCCCCTGCTGCTGGCCTACAAGAAGGTCCTGAACGAACAGATCAAGCTGCAGAAGGCGGCGGTGGCGGAAGCCAGCGAGCAGGCCGAGAGCACCTACAAGGAAACCCGCCTGCTGATGGGCGGCCTGGGCGCCGCGATCCTGGCGTTGGCCGCCGCCATCGCCTGGCGCATCTCGGCCTCGATCACCGGTCCGGTGGCGAAGGCCCTGGAAGTGGCGAATACCGTCGCCGCCGGCGACCTGACCAGCCGCATCGACGTCACCACCCGCGACGAGATGGGCCAGCTGCTGAATGCCCTGAAGGCGATGAACGAGAGCCTGGCGCGCACCGTGCAGACCGTGCGCAGCGGCACCGAGACCATCGCCACCGCGTCCGCCGAAGTGGCGGCCGGCAGCATGGACCTGTCCGCACGCACCGAGCAGCAGGCCGGTTCGCTGGAAGAAACCGCGTCGTCGATGGAAGAGCTGACCTCGACCGTCAAGCAGAACGCCGACAACGCGCGCCAGGCCAACGCCCTGGCGGAATCGGCCTCCAACGTGGCGGCGCGCGGTGGCGCCGTGATCGAGGAAGTGGTCGGCACCATGCGCGAGATCCACGAGGCCTCCGGCAAGATGGCGGACATCATCGGCGTGATCGACGGGATCGCCTTCCAGACCAATATCCTGGCGCTGAATGCGGCGGTGGAAGCGGCGCGCGCCGGCGAACAGGGCCGCGGCTTCGCGGTCGTCGCCGGCGAGGTGCGCAACCTGGCCCAGCGCTCGGCCGCGGCGGCGCGCGAGATCAAGACCCTGATCGTCGATTCGACCGGCAAGGTCGAGAACGGCAGCAAGCTGGTCGGCGATGCCGGCAGCACCATGCGCGAGATCGTCGACAGCGTGCGCCGCGTGACCGACATCATGAGCGAGATCACCGCCGCCAGCGCCGAGCAGAGCGGCGGCATCGAGCAGATCAACCAGGCGATCACCCAGATGGACGAAGTCACCCAGCAGAACGCCGCGCTGGTCGAGCAGACCTCGGCGGCGGCGGAAGCGATGCAGGACCAGGCGGCGCGCCTCGCGCAGGCGGTCAGCGTGTTCCGCCTGGATGGCGTCGCGCAGGCCGCGGCGCCGGCGCCCGTCAAACCGCGCAGGCGCGTCGAAGCGCCGAAGCTGGCGCAGGCGGCCAAGCCGGTACGGGTAGCGCAACCGCAGCCGCAACCGGTCCGGCGCAAGGAGCCGGTGGTGGCGGGCGGCGACTGGGAAGAGTTCTGATCGGGTTCCAGCCCGCGGCCCCGGCGGCAGTGCCGGCGTGTCAGGCGCCGCGATGCTGCTTGACGATGGCCAGTACCGTGTTGCGGATCGTGCGCAGCACGGCGTCCGCCTTGAAGGGCTTGACGATGAAGCCCTGCACGCCGCGGCCGAGCGCGGCCTGCACGGTGGGTGCGTCGAGGGTGCCGGACACCATGAAGACCAGGGTCTTGGGCAGGCTGGCGCGCAGCTGCTCGACCACGTCGTTGCCGTCCTCGACCTGTTCGCGCGCGATGCAGAAGATGTGCGGGTGGTGTTTCAGGGCCTGCACGTAGCCGAGGTGGCTGGTATGCACCTGGGCCACCACTTCGTAGCCGCCGTCCGTCAGCACGGTGTTGAGCAGGCCGCGCGAAATCGCGTTCGAGTCGACAATCACTGCCTTGAGCATCGTTCGTTCCTTGTGTCCAGAGGGTCCGGCCGGCTCAGTGGGCGTCCCATGCCAGCATCTTCCAGCTCACCCCGAGCTTCACGTCGGTCTTCAGCTCCACCAGCTTGCGCGAGATCTCGAGGATCTCGCGCTCGGCGCGCAGGCGCTCGCCCAGCGGCGTCTTGAGGATGCCGGCGCCGGCCATCACGGCCGGCAGGTCGCCGTAGGCGTTGAGCAGGCGCGCCGCGGTCTTCATGCCGATCTTGGAGACGCCCGGTACGCCGTCGGTCGGGTCGCCCATCAGCGCCAGCAGGTCGTGCAGGCGCTCGGGCGCAACCCCGAATTTGTTGCGCACCCAGGCGTCATCGTGCCACTCGCCCTTGAAATGGTCCCACACCAGAGCGCCGTACGCGATCAGGGCATGCAGGTCCTTGTCGGTGGTGGCCACCACCGCCTCGCCGCGTCCTTCCGACAGCCAGCGCATGACGCCGGTGGCGATCACGTCGTCGGCCTCGACCTCGGGCACCATCAGCACGTGCATGCCGGCCGCGCGCAGGCGCTCGTGGAACTCCGGCAGGGCATTGCGCAGGTCGGAGGGCATCGGCGCGCGGCCCTCGCGGTAGCGCGGATACAGCGCGTGGCGCCAGGTCTGGCCGCCATAGTCGAAGGCCGCCAGCACATGGGTCGGCGCATGCGCTTCCAGCAGCTTGCGGAAGGACGAGAAGGCATGGCGCAGGGCGATGCTGGCCTTCAGGTCGGAGTCCGGTTCGGGACTGGCTTCATAGACCCGGCGGACGATGTTCAGGCCGTCGATGGCCAGCAGTTTCGCCATGCTCTTTACTTCACGAAGTCGTACTTGCCGCCCCGTTCGAGCGCGCGCCGGTAGGCCGGGCGCGCATGGATGCGTTCGAGGAAGGCGCTCAGTTTCGGATATTTGCCATCCAGTCCACCGCGCGCGGCGGCCGCCTCCAGCGGGAAGCTGAGCTGGATGTCGGCGGCCGAGAATGCGTCGCCGGCGAACCAGGCGCGGTCGGCGAGTTCGCCCTCGAGGAAGGCCAGGTGCTGGCGGATCTGCGGCAGCACGAAACCGTCCTTCACCTTGTTCGCGATGGCGCGCGCGATCGGGCGCACGAAGAAGGGCGCGGGGGTGCTCTCGACGCGGTCGAACACCAGCTTCAGGAGCAGCGGCGGCATCGCCGAGCCTTCGGCGTAGTGCAGGAAGTAGGTCCAGCGCAGGCGCTCCGGCGTACCGGGCGCGGGCGCCAGGCGGCCGTCGCCGTAGCGCCCCACCAGGTACTCGATGATGGCGCCGGATTCGGCCACGATGGTGTCGCCGTCCTGGACCACCGGCGACTTGCCGAGCGGATGCACGGCGCGCAGCTCCGGCGGCGCCAGCATCGTCTTCGGGTCGCGCTGGTACTTCTTGATCTCGTAGTCCAGGCCGAGTTCCTCCAGCAGCCACAGGATGCGCTGGGAACGGGAGTTGTTGAGGTGATGGACGATGATCATGGAAGCCTGGGCGGGTGAAGTGGCGCTAGCTTAGCACTGTTGCTTGTTTACCTAAAGCTTGGGTAATATGCCTGAATGCAACTTTTAACAATGTTGCAGCTCATCTAATTAGTCAAGTGGAGAACCCGATGCCGCGTCCCAGCCTGCCGTCCCTGTCCGCCCTTCCCCTGCTGCTCGCCGCACTCGGCGGCACGGCCCTGGCCCAGACGCTGCCGATGGCGCCCGACATCCCGGCCGCGACATTCTCCACGACGGTGCCGAATGCCGACTACGTCAAGCAGGACGTGATGATCCCGATGCGCGACGGCGTCAAGCTGCACACCGTCATCGTGATCCCGAAGGGGGCGTCGCACGCCCCGATCATGCTGACCCGCACGCCCTACAACGCGGCGGGCCGCACCGCGCGCATGAAGAGCCCGCACATCGCCTCGATCCTGGGCGACGGCGACGACGCCTTCATCGAGAACGGCTACATCCGCGTGTTCCAGGACGTGCGCGGCAAGTACGGCTCGGAAGGCGACTACGTGATGACGCGCCCGGTGCGCGGCCCGCTGAACCACACCCAGGTCGACCACAGCACCGACGCCTGGGACACCATCGACTGGCTGGTCAAGAACGTCAAGGAATCGAACGGCAAGGTCGGCATGGTCGGCTCGTCCTACGAGGGCTTTACCGTGCTGATGGCGCTGGTCGAGCCGCACCCTGCCCTGAAGGCCGCGGTGCCGATGAGCCCCATGGTCGACGGCTGGCGCGGCGACGACTGGTTCCACAACGGCGCCTTCCGCAACACCAACCTCGACTACATCGCCGGCCAGAACGCGGCGCGCGGCGCGGGCGAACGCATCGTCACCGGCATCCACGACGACTACGACGCGTTCCTGCGCGCCGGCTCGACCGCCGACTTTGCCCACATCTACGGCGTCGACCAGCTGAACTTCACGAAGAAGATCTTCGAACATCCTGCCTACGACAGCTACTGGCAGGAGCAGGCGCTGGACCGCATCCTGGCGAACAAGCCCTTGACGGTACCGACCATGACCGTGGTCGGCCGCTGGGACCAGGAAGACATCTACGGCGCCTATGCGACCTATGCGGCGGTCGAGCCGAAGGACAAGGACAACCGCATGAACTCGCTGGTGGTCGGCCCCTGGCGCCACAGCGGCGTGAACTACGAGGGTTCCTCGCTGGGCGCGCTGAAGTTCACCGGCGACACCGCCCAGCAGTTCCGCCGCGAGGTCATGCTGCCCTTCTTTAACCAGTACCTGAAGGATGGCGCGCCGAAGTTCGACACGCCGCCCGTGTGGTCCTACCAGACCGGCGTGAACCGCTGGCGTAGGCTGGAGCAGTGGCCGCTGGCGCCGAGCGCCACCACGCTGTACCTGAAGCCCGGCCTCGCGCTCGGTTTCGCGCTCGGTTTCGACAAAGGCGACAGCAAGGGCGCGGCTTTCGACGAATATGTGTCCGACCCGGCGAAACCGGTGCCCTTCGTGCCGCGCCCCGTGCGCATGAGCGAGGGCACGGTCTGGAAGCCCTGGCTGGTGACCGACCAGCGCTCGTATTCGGACCGCCCGGACGTGCTGACCTATGTGAGCGAACCCTTGAGCAAGCCGCTCGAACTGGCCGGCGCGCCGATGGTCAACCTGTTCGCCTCCACCAGCGGCACCGACAGCGACTGGGTCGTGAAGCTGATCGACGTCTATCCGGACGAAGTCGCGGCCCAGCCGGAACTGGGCGGCTACCAGCTGCCGATCTCGATGGACATCCTGCGCGGCCGCTACCGCCAGGGCTTCGACAAGCCGGCGGCGATCCCGGCCAACAAGGCCGAGCGCTACCGCTTCGCCCTGCCGAACGTGGATCACGTGTTCCTGCCGGGCCACCGCATCATGGTGCAGATCCAGTCGAGCTGGTTCCCGCTGTACGACCGCAATCCGCAGACCTTCGTGCCCAACATTTTCTACGCCAAGCCGGGCGACTACCGCAAGGCGACCCAGCGTATTTACCACGCGCCGGGCATGGAAAGCACGATCGAGCTGCCGGTGGTGCGCTAGCCGCAGGCTGTGGCCGGTCGGCGACAAATGTTAAAAATGGGCAGGACTTTCGACACAGACAGGTGTAGGCTGAACCCAGCATTTCATTGACCGCGGGTTCGCCCGCATCCATGCGAGGTCCACCATGAAGCACCTGTTCACCGCCACCGCGCTGCTGCTCGGCAGTGCGCTCGCCCAAGCCCAAACCGCCCACTGGACCTTCACCTACACCGGCTTCTACGATCACGAAGCCGCGGTGTTCCTGCCCGACATGCAGATCGCCGGTTCCTTCACCGGCACCGACCTGAACGCCGACGGCGTCCTCGACCTCCAGGAACTGAGCTCGCTGACCATCGGCTCGATGGACTACATCGCCTGCGCCTCGGGCAGCAACGCCTGGTACCACTGCGGCGCCGACAGCTTCATGTTCTCGGCCGACAAAGGCCTGTCGTTCAGCCTCGGCGAATACGGCAGCGACCCGGAAGGCTGGCGCGGCGGCGGCCACCTGATCGAGTCCGGCAAGCTGAGCTATGAGTACCAGTTCGACCCGCGCGCCACCACCGAGCACCACCTGTACTGGACCGAGAACACGACCCTGACCATGCTGTCGGCCTCGCCGGTGTCGCCGGTGCCGGAAGCGCCGGGCTGGGCGATGCTGGCGGTGGGGCTGGGGACGGTCGGGTTGTGGCGCAGGCGGTCCGGGAAGGCCGTGCGCTTCGCCCGTCGGTAATGGTAGCGGCAGGCGGTCCCTTCACTGCCCACGGTTCGTCAACGCACCGAGCCCTGCCCGCGCCCGGCCTACCATCACAGGCATGGGCGCAATCCACATCGGCATCTCGGGCTGGCGGTACGAACCCTGGCGCGGGGTGTTCTATCCACCGGGGCTGGTGCAGGCGCGCGAGCTGGACTATGCCTCGCGCTACCTGCCCACCATCGAAATCAACGGTTCCTTCTATGCGCTGCAGCGGCCCGCGAGCTACGCGGCCTGGTATGCCGCCACGCCGCCCGGCTTCGTCTTCGCCGTGAAGGGCAACCGCTTCATCACCCACATGCTCAAGCTGCGCAACATCGAGACGCCGCTGGCGAATGTGCTGGCCTCGGGCGTGTTCGCGCTGCGCGAGAAGCTCGGACCCATCCTGTGGCAGTTCCCGCCCCAGCTGCGCTTCGACGCGGAAAAGGTGGAACGCTTCCTTTCCCTGCTGCCGCGCGACACCGGCCAGGCGCTGGCCATCGCCCGCGGCCACGACGAGAAGATGGCGGGCAGGAGCCTGCTGGAGATCGACGCCGTGCGCCCCTTGCGGCATGCGGTGGAGGTGCGCCACGAGAGCTTCCGCGACGAGGCCTTCATCGCGATGCTAAGGCGGCACAATGTGGCGCTGGTGGTGGCCGACACCGCCGGCAAGTGGCCGGACTGGGAAGACGTGACCGCGGATTTCATCTACATCCGCCTGCACGGCGAGCATGAGCTGTACGCCAGCGGCTACGAGGACGATTCGCTGGCGCGCTGGGCGTCGCGGATCCGTTTGTGGAGCGCGGGAAAGCAGCCGGAAGATGCGCGGCTGGTGTCTGCCGTTCCGCCCTTGAAGACGAACAGCCGGGATGTGTACTGCTACTTCGACAACGACATCAAGGTGCGCGCGCCCTTCGATGCGAAGCGCCTGATGGCGCTGGTGGGACCTAACGCTTCACGTGCACCTGGATGATCTTCCTGCCCTTCTCGTCCTTCTCCGGCATCGGCTCCGGCGCGCAGGTGCCGCAGGTATCGCAGCCGCTGCCGCAGCCGGCGTCCTTGTCGAGCCAGCGCGCCAGCAGGCCCTTGCCGGAGCCGTCCGAGAATTGGTAGACGATGCGGCGGCGCCAGGCCAGCGGCAGGTATTTGCCGGCGGCGTACAGCGCCGCCAGCAGCACGATCAGGCCCACCACCAGGTACTGGATCATCTCAGCTCCCCAGCACGTAGCGCGCGACGTGGTAGGTGATGAAGGAAGCGGTATACGCCAGCGCGAACATGTAGCCGGCCATCAGGAAGGCGTAGCGGATGCTGCCGGTCTCGCGGCGCACCACCGACAGGGTCGACAGGCACTGCGGCGCGAACACGTACCAGGCCAGCAGCGACAGCGCGGTGGCCATGCTCCAGGAATGCGAGATCAGCGGCGCCAGCGAACCTGCCACGTCGTCGCCCGCGGACGACAGTGCGTACACGGTGCCGAGCGCGCCGACCGCCACTTCGCGCGCGGCCATGCCGGGCACCAGGGCGATGCAGATCTGCCAGCCGAAGCCGATCGGCTCGAACACCACCGACAGGGCGCGGCCCAGCATGCCGGCCACGCTGTAGTAGATCGGCGGGTGGGTCGCACCTTCCGGCGCGCCCGGGAAGCTCGACAGGAACCAGACCAGCACCATCAGGGTCAGGATCACGGTACCGACCCGGGTCAGGAAGATCTTCGCGCGTTCCCACAGGCCCAGCGCCAGGTTCTGCAGGTGCGGCCAGTGGTAGGCCGGCAGTTCCAGCATCAGCGGGTGCTGGCCCTTGGCGCGCGCCGCGCGCT
This window of the Massilia sp. WG5 genome carries:
- a CDS encoding methyl-accepting chemotaxis protein, with the protein product MNLRNFKLRTRLALGFGVMCAMLIVVLMLGMTMLGRVNQGTREIVQQRMPKIEAATSILDQTNNISVALRNMMLNDDPADRKLQTANVMKARGAIQSILDGYHAEATAGAERDLANQSAEHNTKFVKDQDELLKRIGAGDIDGAKAYLTAEFRPLLLAYKKVLNEQIKLQKAAVAEASEQAESTYKETRLLMGGLGAAILALAAAIAWRISASITGPVAKALEVANTVAAGDLTSRIDVTTRDEMGQLLNALKAMNESLARTVQTVRSGTETIATASAEVAAGSMDLSARTEQQAGSLEETASSMEELTSTVKQNADNARQANALAESASNVAARGGAVIEEVVGTMREIHEASGKMADIIGVIDGIAFQTNILALNAAVEAARAGEQGRGFAVVAGEVRNLAQRSAAAAREIKTLIVDSTGKVENGSKLVGDAGSTMREIVDSVRRVTDIMSEITAASAEQSGGIEQINQAITQMDEVTQQNAALVEQTSAAAEAMQDQAARLAQAVSVFRLDGVAQAAAPAPVKPRRRVEAPKLAQAAKPVRVAQPQPQPVRRKEPVVAGGDWEEF
- a CDS encoding NUDIX hydrolase, whose translation is MTHTFRPSVTVAAIIERDGRFLLIEEETSDGIRLNQPAGHLDPFESLEQAVIREAMEETAHEFIPEALVGMYISRYHSKSRGTDVTYLRFTFCGKPGRQYDQPLDHGILRTLWMTRDELAACQERHRSPIVLKCVDDYLAGQRTSLDLLYTDHSVFDGGLSIQPDVM
- the mnmA gene encoding tRNA 2-thiouridine(34) synthase MnmA translates to MTKKKVVIGMSGGVDSSVAAWMLKEQGYEVVGLFMKNWEDDDDSEYCSTRQDWIDAASVADVVGVDIEAVNFAAEYKDRVFAEFLREYQAGRTPNPDVLCNAEIKFKAFLDHAMKLGADLIATGHYARVRHNQASDRFELLKALDSTKDQSYFLHRLNQAQLSKALFPLGEIAKTEVRKIAEKLNLPNAAKKDSTGICFIGERPFREFLGRYLQHKPGPIKLDNGQTVGEHVGLSFYTLGQRKGIGIGGLKSHKNADGTSEPWFVARKDIANNTLYIVQGHDHPWLLSAELGAGQASWVAGEPPAPRSLSAKTRYRQADVACTVAPEGQDRFLLRFDEPQWAVTPGQSAVLYDGDVCLGGGIIDSASAA
- a CDS encoding chemotaxis protein CheW, which gives rise to MIDINNTTEVLSFRLGGEEYALSILKVQEIRGYDAVTRIASAPEYLKGVINLRGIIVPIVDMRIKFGVGNPSYDAFTVVIVLNINGHTIGVVVDSVSDVVTLTPEQIKPAPDLGSSVAAEYLQGLGTVGERMLILLDIDKLLSSEDMGLLAAARSAA
- a CDS encoding DUF72 domain-containing protein; the encoded protein is MGAIHIGISGWRYEPWRGVFYPPGLVQARELDYASRYLPTIEINGSFYALQRPASYAAWYAATPPGFVFAVKGNRFITHMLKLRNIETPLANVLASGVFALREKLGPILWQFPPQLRFDAEKVERFLSLLPRDTGQALAIARGHDEKMAGRSLLEIDAVRPLRHAVEVRHESFRDEAFIAMLRRHNVALVVADTAGKWPDWEDVTADFIYIRLHGEHELYASGYEDDSLARWASRIRLWSAGKQPEDARLVSAVPPLKTNSRDVYCYFDNDIKVRAPFDAKRLMALVGPNASRAPG
- a CDS encoding DUF6587 family protein, with protein sequence MIQYLVVGLIVLLAALYAAGKYLPLAWRRRIVYQFSDGSGKGLLARWLDKDAGCGSGCDTCGTCAPEPMPEKDEKGRKIIQVHVKR
- a CDS encoding 5'-3' exonuclease H3TH domain-containing protein, which translates into the protein MAKLLAIDGLNIVRRVYEASPEPDSDLKASIALRHAFSSFRKLLEAHAPTHVLAAFDYGGQTWRHALYPRYREGRAPMPSDLRNALPEFHERLRAAGMHVLMVPEVEADDVIATGVMRWLSEGRGEAVVATTDKDLHALIAYGALVWDHFKGEWHDDAWVRNKFGVAPERLHDLLALMGDPTDGVPGVSKIGMKTAARLLNAYGDLPAVMAGAGILKTPLGERLRAEREILEISRKLVELKTDVKLGVSWKMLAWDAH
- a CDS encoding ANTAR domain-containing response regulator codes for the protein MLKAVIVDSNAISRGLLNTVLTDGGYEVVAQVHTSHLGYVQALKHHPHIFCIAREQVEDGNDVVEQLRASLPKTLVFMVSGTLDAPTVQAALGRGVQGFIVKPFKADAVLRTIRNTVLAIVKQHRGA
- a CDS encoding CocE/NonD family hydrolase — translated: MPRPSLPSLSALPLLLAALGGTALAQTLPMAPDIPAATFSTTVPNADYVKQDVMIPMRDGVKLHTVIVIPKGASHAPIMLTRTPYNAAGRTARMKSPHIASILGDGDDAFIENGYIRVFQDVRGKYGSEGDYVMTRPVRGPLNHTQVDHSTDAWDTIDWLVKNVKESNGKVGMVGSSYEGFTVLMALVEPHPALKAAVPMSPMVDGWRGDDWFHNGAFRNTNLDYIAGQNAARGAGERIVTGIHDDYDAFLRAGSTADFAHIYGVDQLNFTKKIFEHPAYDSYWQEQALDRILANKPLTVPTMTVVGRWDQEDIYGAYATYAAVEPKDKDNRMNSLVVGPWRHSGVNYEGSSLGALKFTGDTAQQFRREVMLPFFNQYLKDGAPKFDTPPVWSYQTGVNRWRRLEQWPLAPSATTLYLKPGLALGFALGFDKGDSKGAAFDEYVSDPAKPVPFVPRPVRMSEGTVWKPWLVTDQRSYSDRPDVLTYVSEPLSKPLELAGAPMVNLFASTSGTDSDWVVKLIDVYPDEVAAQPELGGYQLPISMDILRGRYRQGFDKPAAIPANKAERYRFALPNVDHVFLPGHRIMVQIQSSWFPLYDRNPQTFVPNIFYAKPGDYRKATQRIYHAPGMESTIELPVVR
- a CDS encoding glutathione S-transferase family protein, whose product is MIIVHHLNNSRSQRILWLLEELGLDYEIKKYQRDPKTMLAPPELRAVHPLGKSPVVQDGDTIVAESGAIIEYLVGRYGDGRLAPAPGTPERLRWTYFLHYAEGSAMPPLLLKLVFDRVESTPAPFFVRPIARAIANKVKDGFVLPQIRQHLAFLEGELADRAWFAGDAFSAADIQLSFPLEAAAARGGLDGKYPKLSAFLERIHARPAYRRALERGGKYDFVK